The Hevea brasiliensis isolate MT/VB/25A 57/8 chromosome 1, ASM3005281v1, whole genome shotgun sequence DNA segment ATATAAAGAAAAGCTCTTCATTGAAGAGAAAAGGGTGAGATCTTTTCCTTCAGTGATTAGCAGGATAATAAGCCCAGTATGGAGGCCCTATGATAAAACAGCAAGATAATCAGCCTAATGCCTTCCATAAGCCCAAACCAAATCTTCAACTAACAACTTCACAATTATAGCAATAAATTGAATTTTAGTGTCAATTTAAAAACCAACTATACGTACAATATACAGAGCAACTCGCAATGAAAAAGGTTGTAATTGACTCATtcatccatctattcttcttaagAAGATGAACGATGAGAATGCAAGCACAAAGGAGTGCCACAAACAAAGTTATAGAATCAAGAGGGgctatttgaaattttattttagaaatttatgtTCTTTGAGATTCTTGTGGTGTAAAGTACAATTTAAATTGTTTGTCTTCATAAAAGACCTTCTGTTTTTTCTgtcaataataaatattttttaatgtttTTTTATGCCATTTTAGTTTCTCTGAAAAATTTCAACAAATAAAAATGGTTAAATATAATCAGACGGAAACTGTTTTTAGCTCTTTTGGGCAAAAGTAATACAGTACTtaattttgaggatttgcatgttAAATTTAGGACCCTTATTTAGAAATTtgatttttcctctgatttgGTTTTCTTTAGTTGCTAGTGAGGCAACGTTCGCAGAAGCAGTTAAACATGGATATTTAGTACCACTTCACTGTTCCATATTCTCTGACCAGCATAATCCAGTTACTGCTCACCAATGCTTGGTTAAAGAAGATGATAAAGAGGCTCCAAGCTTCCTTTTCGAGTCTGCAGAGCCAGGCTTTCGGGTTTCAATTGTTGTAACAAACGTTCATTCTTTCTTGTTTTGGACATAGGTAAGAGTCTCTTACATCATAtaaaattattactattattattaatgATATACTAATGGCTTCAGGGACTCTGCAGTGTCATTGGAGCTCAGCCAGCAATTAAAATTGTGGCAAAAGAAAATAAGGTTACAATAATGGACCATTTCCAAAATGGAAGTATCTACTAGAAAAAGTGTCACAACACGAGTCATAACAAATGCATAGTTGCAAGGTGAAAATACCTTGAGGATAGCACCAGGATTGACTTTGTTGAGAACATTCTAGAAAATGACACCATTTCTTAATGCGAGGCGAAACTCTTGCTCAGAGGGATCTTTGGGTAGAGTTGCTGATGCACCTTGGTCCATTTGCCTTAAACCATACGGCTGCCTGGTACCTCGTTGAAGCTGAAACACATGAAGGATTGATATTGTAGTCAGATTttctagcctttttttttttttgaaattaaccTTGCCGCAAGAACTTGTATCAAACCCTTTTAACTTTTGTACAATTCCTTATGTTTTGGCAAATTGGAATGTTTTGGATGGAATTGCCAGACATTGTATCTGATCTTCTAAGGAGATATCACTTGAGTGTCTATTTGGATGAACAGCTGAAATTTACATTTTGGCATTTGAACTCCCAACAAATTGGTTGGAGTATTTGGTAAACATATAGATTGGAGCAGCATTTGATAATTCCGTTTCATGATATAAATTAAAGAATATGATGTTCTTAATTCCCACCAACCCTGACCTTTCATTTATAGTCCTGGCTATCAGAATAGAGACCATACTTACTCTTTTTTGAAACTACTTACTGACCCACATTTTAGAAACCATGCTACATTGCTGATTGAAGAGTTTGTTGAAGATCCAATGACAATACCAAGAAGAATTTCAGAGGGCTGGAAACCCCAGGTTATTACTGAACTTCCAGAAACTTTATGTGGTATGAAACTTTATAGATGAATTGAATGTTCTATAATACTCTTTCTGTTTTTCAAAGCACAATTCAGTCATAAACTTATCAATTCTTTGAATATACAGCTTAATTAAACTACTACTGAAGATTTTATCTAATGATTGGGCGCTTAGCTTGCAATGTCCAATGTCAAATGATATATAATATGCAAAAACCTAGTGTCACTGTACATTGCTACATTATAATTTCCACCAGAATTGGCACAATTAAAACAGGTTTTGCCTTTTTACCAATGAATTATCAAAAATTGAGGATTAGACATGGGAAGCTCTTCCTTCCTACACTTTTTAAGCTATCAAACAGAGAACCAACCAGGAAAAGAGGAAAATGCACACCTTTTCATGATAAAATGTTCAACATCTGAGAAAACAGTTACACCTTCATCACCCAAGACTAGCAAACTATGTAGCACGGAAACGGAAACGCGGACACGGGGAAACGCGGAAACGGACACGGGGAAACGGTATTTTAAAAAACATAGGAAACGGAAACGTGGGGGAAacgtgtaaatataaaaaatataggagtatatttataaataaataaataaatatatcatgAAAGATgttcaataataaataaagttcaaatcaacatttaaattcaaccataaaaatacatatttagaagtttcatacttataaaaaataaatattaactacaacacattcaaatgttaaaaaagaaaagataatgaaatttatgacatTTCCTCAACTTCACTGTCTTTCTCATTCTCCTTCTCCATGCTTGTAGTTGCATTTTCATCAAACAAAACAGACTCTAACTCTGGTTCATCCAATGAAAGGTTGGCAAATTCAAGAACTCCCACATCTTCCATACTCCCAAATTGATCACCACCAACATCCCACAATTTTGTCTTCTCATCATAATATTGGGAGGAGTTTCTCGACAGAAGACGAAGATTATTATGGATAAAAACCAAGTCCTCTGCACGTTTTGGAGTTAATTTATTCCTTCTGCATGAATGAATGAAGGAATAAATACTCCAATTTCTTTCACAACAAGAGGAGAAAGTAGGTTGTCCAAGCACTTTAAAAGCCAGcctttgaagtaaaggtgcattAGAACCAAAATATGCCCACCATTTCCTAGGATCTGTAACATACATACTTCCAATAGAATCAGGATCAGCAAAAGGTCcacttttcaaagaaaaatttacaaaTTCATCATTTGCTCTTATTCGCTCATCTTCATTAGAAAAAATCCTCCTAAAGCATTTAATTCTCTCAGTTGATACTTCTCCATCCATATGAGGAGGCACTCTACCTTCTCCCTCTTGAAGCCATTTTTCACTATAAAatcttcaaaaataagaaaataaattcagaaaataataaaaaaaaattataacaagaagatgagtatgtaagttagaaatttgccttggatttaatgaatgggctaaacaatgaAGGGGAGTGTTGCTCTTTGCCCAACGATCAACAAGAATTCGATGAACCACATAATAAAAGGGAGAAAACCCATCTGCTTGCTTTCCTTCATGATCAAAAATAACTTGCTTCACCTTTTCAATCATAGAAtcccacaactcataaaccaaatGAAGGCATGGTTTTTCTGTGTCACAAACTCTGATCATGTCATAAATGGGCCCAGTAAAAGCAATGATGTAATCAACCTTTTCCCACCAATCCTCATCTACCACTTTATCACGAACAAATCTAGCTTTGCTTTGGTCATCTTCTCGGTATTGTGCCCATTGATTACTCATAACCATTGCTTCTAAAGCACGCCTAATAAGTTTAAATCTTTTAAGCATCACAACAATAGAAGCAAAACGAGTGTCAGCAACTGAAAGCAATTTCAAAGGGCTAAACCGATTATAAATTGCAAGCCTCATAGAATGATTCATTATAAAATTCTTGATTTGCAAAGCATCCCCATGGATTTCAGTGATCCAGTGACACACATCATAAGTTTCTTGATTAGTTTCCAAATTTTTTGCTGCACATATATTCTTCAAAGCAAGATTAAGAGTGTGCACAACACAAGGAGTCCAATAAATATGTGGAAACATTCCCTCAATGATTTCTCCAGCACCTTTACAATTTGAAGCATTATCAGTAATGACTTGTACCACTTTTTGATGACCCACCTCATCAATTACTTCTTTTAGCAAATTAGCAATAAATTGCTTATCTTTCACTTCACCAGAACAATCTACAGATTTGATAAACATGGGGCCAGACTCAGAAACAaccataaaattaatcaaaggccTCCTCTGGGGATCACTCCATCCATCACTCACAATACTAACACCCTTTTCTAACCAAGTGCTTTTAATTGGTTTAAGCAACCTCTCTACATTTGCTTTTTCTTGCTGAAGTAATGTGGTTCTCAATTTGTTATAACCAGGCGGCACATAACCACCCAAAACATGATTAGCAGCAAAAGAATAAGAACTCACATAATAAGGATTTCTAGCAAAATTAAAAGGTAAACCCCCAGTGTAGAACATTCTAGCAATCTCTGCATCTAATTGAGCTCTAGTTTGCAAGTCAAAAAGCTATACCAAGAGGAGAATCATTaactcttcttttcttcaaaGCTGCTGAAATACTTGGTTCAGTTATATTCAATGAAGGAACAGAAGTTATACTAATAGGCAAAGAAACTCGCTTAGATTGTGAATTGGTAATTTTGTTTGTTGCCTCATCCTCCTGTTTCCTCATTTCAGAAATACTATCATTCATCACTTTTTTACACACACCAATCCCTTTTCCAGTGATTTTCAATAAATGAGCCCTCACTCTAGTATAAGTCCCTTGCTTTTCTTGTCCACAAAAATTGCATATCCATTTACAATTACCCCCTCCTTATC contains these protein-coding regions:
- the LOC110640551 gene encoding uncharacterized protein LOC110640551, translated to MAERHQLNQARGSLACFQKNSFLSLRSRNALFDSLLFITSVEEEYEATEGEVLLDNEDNDGWRVSHWKPKGNLLAMKHGNGTESRFPVSETFPTRKRTDRAVSENIENRKRVSQQKRKKKKKKKKESTFNSSPVGSVAAQKKKQQQQPPKGERRRRQLFDLQTRAQLDAEIARMFYTGGLPFNFARNPYYVSSYSFAANHVLGGYVPPGYNKLRTTLLQQEKANVERLLKPIKSTWLEKGVSIVSDGWSDPQRRPLINFMVVSESGPMFIKSVDCSGEVKDKQFIANLLKEVIDEVGHQKVVQVITDNASNCKGAGEIIEGMFPHIYWTPCVVHTLNLALKNICAAKNLETNQETYDVCHWITEIHGDALQIKNFIMNHSMRLAIYNRFSPLKLLSVADTRFASIVVMLKRFKLIRRALEAMVMSNQWAQYREDDQSKARFVRDKVVDEDWWEKVDYIIAFTGPIYDMIRVCDTEKPCLHLVYELWDSMIEKVKQVIFDHEGKQADGFYSEKWLQEGEGRVPPHMDGEVSTERIKCFRRIFSNEDERIRANDEFVNFSLKSGPFADPDSIGSMYVTDPRKWWAYFGSNAPLLQRLAFKVLGQPTFSSCCERNWSIYSFIHSCRRNKLTPKRAEDLVFIHNNLRLLSRNSSQYYDEKTKLWDVGGDQFGSMEDVGVLEFANLSLDEPELESVLFDENATTSMEKENEKDSEVEEMS